The DNA sequence GACTGGAACGAGCTATCGCGAGGGTTAGACTAATATCTCAACACGATGTGTTTGACCTCTTATTGAGTAATGAGCTGCATCTGTCCCATCAGCCGATTCAGAGAAGAACTGACGGTACAGAGGAGCGGTATAAACAGAGATGTGCAGTTTGGGATATTTTAGGTTGGTTCACTTTCTGGTTATATGCCCCCAAAAATCcggttttcagtttttaactgaGAGAAATACCAATGCTGTCAACATGTTTTCGTACACCATAACATGCTGcaagaaaagcatttatttgtACATTGTGAATTGCTGGGTATAATAACACTGACCCACAGGTACTACACACTGGCTTCATCGTTGGCAGTGATATTCATGTGCAGATGTAAATAACAAAAGGGGCATACAGCTGCTCTTACAGTCATCCAAACGAGGAGTCTCTTGCATCGTCTTGGAAAAACAAGCACGCAGAGGCAGATGCATTACactccaaaaacattttgctggcACGTTCAAATGAGCGAGTTACGGAGATTGTGACCGAGACAGACGAGCTGTTCTGTACAGTTGCGTTTTTCTGCCTAGTGTCATTCGTGTTCTACAGTTTTTCCCTAAACACTGAAACCAGCGAAGTTTTGCAATTTCCCCCTAAAAGAGCAGAAGTCTAGCTGATAAATATGTGCCGTTAATACACTACGTTAGCGTTCACGTTTGAtcaattacaatatttttgcTAACACAAATATAAGCGAATGCTCTACTCAAAAACTAGTGTGGTGGACAGCAGCTTCAAATGATCAATTTCAAGTGAACGGAGCACATTTTGGTTTGAGCGATTCCGTCCACATGGAGCATCACATGTCTAGTTTGCGATTAATGTCTGTATTCACTTTTATGAGGCGCTTTAGAATAGCAGTActttcagattgttttaaacacaGTATTGCTAATCGGCCTTTGCCGTAAAGCCGGCGATACGGCCCTTTTGGACCGTTATGTTGAGCAAGAAAAACCAGACATTTGGCGCGTTAAACAAACACGTCGAAGAAAAGACCAAACTTCATTAAAGGGCACCGTTAATTACGGCAATAGGGAAAAGGCCATGGTGTGGTGGACTAATAATTCACGTGTTTAGATACTGTAATCTTTTCAAAGCCTAGAAACCTGGTCATCTTTAAAATGGGATTTGTGTCTAACTGACGTACAGCGCAAGTACAACACGTTTGATTTAGGATGCTGGGTACATATGCTGAAGCCTTTTACGTCGAGTTCACATACTGCTTTCCCAACGAAGTATTGGCGGTGCCCGTTTCTCCTCTTCGCGGAATAGGGGACCTTGGGAGATGCGAGAGTTGAGCAATTCAGCCATTGCCTTAAAGGCATGGAGGGGCTCTCGTTCTGGCAGCCGACATCAAAGAACTCCTGCCTGTGGCGCCGTTTTCAAACCTGTACGATCCGATACGTCACAGCTCAGGCTGCTCCCGTTTCCTGAAGAGAGCCCTGCTTTTCCCGGGAAGAACGCAGACGCTGGACTCGGTCACTCCCAGTGTATTTTTACTATTGATTTCAGTTGCTATGCTACAGTCTGGGAGAAGCAATACCGAACTGACACTTTCTACTCAACTGCTTGCTTGAGCAGCTGAGCACCCTCCGTGTGCAGAAGCAGGCATCCTAGACAGTACTGCATTCACACCCAACCCACACAACTCCCCTTAGGAAAGAAGCAGCTCCGtacaagagacactttgcaaGCCAGTTTATTCCTCATTCACAGCAAGTCAGTTCATGGGTTTGTGTTGCTTTCTCCTGTGCAGGACTGTCCCCAGCAGAGCAGCACAGACCAGCCCCACAGCAGTCACCACACCAGCCAGGATCACAGCCTCCACAGGCAGGCCTGGAAAGAAAGCACAGAGGAGCCTCAGCAAGTGGGCACTGCTACAGAGAGGGGCCAGCTGACACGACAGCACCTCCTGCCAGTACCTGTGGCTTTGTCCTCCTCTGCTCTTAGCTGGGAGCTCCGGCCTTCTGCCTCCACTGGCCTCTCAGCAACCTGCTCTTGCAGCACAAACACGGGACCCACAGTGGCATCAGCTTCCCACTCAGGAGCTGCAACAAGAGCAGGACAACTTGACCCCCACTACCCTGAGGAGATCCATGCCATGAGTGGCAGAGGAAGGGTGCCTTACCCCCTGTAGAAGCCAggtccctcctgctcctgccaccCCAATACCTGGATCGTACACTTGGCACACAGCTggagtcacagcagctgcagaCCTGGTCACTCCCATCCACTGATCTCCACCTACAGCAGGGACACAGGGTCAGAGCAGCTCCCTCACCTGAGCACCAGCTGGACACAGCAGCCCCCTGCCTCCTCACTGACCTGCTGCCCTCAGTGTAGCAGTCCTTGTTCAGGGAGTCCACACTCTGGGAAGCAGGAGTCACCTTCAGGTGGCAGGTGATGTAGATCTGCCAAGAGCACGAGTGGATCAAGCTACACCCAGGCCTCCATCTTGGGCTTGTAATGGACATGCCGTTTTAAGAACCTTCTGCTTTCATGGGTATCAGGATCAAGTACTCACTGAGCTCCTGGCATCCTGATagaacctgaaggcatccagctTCATCTGCAGCTTGGTGTCCTGGGTTCTTGGCATGAACTGCGAGCTGGAGCCTGTGGATTTGGCATCAGTCAGGCACCTGAAAGGAGAGAAGGCAGTGTAGAACTGGAGAGACGGCAGGCAGTGTTCACTAGCTCAAGCCACCCGAGGGCACACCCACCCTTTGTTCTCAATGAAGGagtagctgggggtggaggtctGGTCAGGGACCAAGGTGGCCACGCAGCTGTCCACAAAGAGCCGCAGAGGCTGGTGGTTGGCCTGGGTGACGGAGGCTTCGATGTTCAGGACGTCCCCCAGGTAGAACACATTGGAGGACCTCTGGGAGCTCCAGTCATCTGGATGAGAAGGGAACCCCAATCTCAAGCACAGATCCCATTGATCCAACTGCACTGGCTGTACAGTCACACCGTGCTTCATCTCAGGGGAGACCTACCACTCATGAGGCTCAGGGAGAAGTCCAGCAGATCCTCAGCAGACTTGGTGGAGGTGTAGGGGACCCAGGTGGGCTTCAGGGCATTGCTGCTCACATTGTGGAGCCTAGCAGACAGGAGGCAGGCGTCAGCAGGGAGTCAAGCTCCAGGCAGgcagccctgctgctcctccaggACTCACCTCATGTAGTGACACTCGATACCCACAACAGCGCCATTCGTTCTCACTATGGGGGTGTTGGCCAGCGGCTTCGGGGTGTAGTTGAGAGAGAAGCTGTACACCAGTTGCTCGTCCACGGTCTAGACAGATCACAGATCCAGTCACCCAACTGCCGAGAACCCGAAGCTGCCCAACGGCAGAACCACTTACACTCAGCACACTGCGACACGCCTGCAGCTCAGCCTCGAAGATCAGGAGCTGCGCCGCGGTGTCCTGCCGGGTGACCGCACAGTCTCCCAGGCTGAGATCCGAAGCGTTGATCAGCTGCCCGGTGCCGAACAGGTCTGTCTTGACCTGCACCACGATCGTACTCTCCCCGCACTGCGCCGACACAGCCCGGATaacctgctgcttctgctgccgTGGCAGCAGAGGCGAGTCCAGAAAGGCGACCCCCTTGCGCCTGATGCCGGATTGGACGTTAGCGCGGGCGCGCCATTGCGCAGCATCACACAGAACTGCGAGGAACAGCAAGGTCAACAGCCGAAAGGCAAGACCACTAGAAAAGCAcatcttgaaatgaaaacaactcgCAAAACCACGATGCCTGCTGTTTGCGAGCTCCTTCTTTTTAAAGCCACCGAGACTTTCGCACGTGATGACGTTCAGGTTCGCGGAGTGAAGATTTTCACGAGGACCCGAACTCTGTCAGCTCACACGCAGGAGGACAGGATATTGAATAGACGGCTCATTGTTTACAGTGAATACTTACGGTTaaacaccggggtaaagttagcttgaagttcgaaaacgattttggcacccCTTCAGCGTTTTCACGACACAagctattggcttgtgaacagcattc is a window from the Lepisosteus oculatus isolate fLepOcu1 chromosome 3, fLepOcu1.hap2, whole genome shotgun sequence genome containing:
- the LOC138233873 gene encoding zona pellucida sperm-binding protein 3-like, with translation ADACLLSARLHNVSSNALKPTWVPYTSTKSAEDLLDFSLSLMSDDWSSQRSSNVFYLGDVLNIEASVTQANHQPLRLFVDSCVATLVPDQTSTPSYSFIENKGCLTDAKSTGSSSQFMPRTQDTKLQMKLDAFRFYQDARSSVST